Proteins encoded by one window of Channa argus isolate prfri chromosome 1, Channa argus male v1.0, whole genome shotgun sequence:
- the LOC137127047 gene encoding progranulin-like — protein MLGLTLGLLFGVFMCDFASGSTKCPDGSVCSDHSTCCSTKNGYSCCAYPNAVCCSDLAHCCPSGFTCNVATQFCEKKYQPWMNIPMVKKEVVEEEPSIPVLPVSPLQELKNNQVPEKSSVVHCDNLYVCPDGTTCCRHPRGVWFCCPYSIGRCCLDGYHCCPFGFDCDLTYTHCVRQGLRYPFTPKQTLSSVPASLISTLDDEAVWKEKPMTALTEASNSVAEAGVIRCDSKFYCSNGTCCKGPAGQWTCCPYPLGQCCADGRHCCEYGYSCDPSSLSCRRWYSKVPSGTQEDVKLN, from the exons ATGTTGGGACTTACTCTGGGGCTGTTGTTTggagtgtttatgtgtgatttTGCATCAGGCTCCACCAAATGTCCTGATGGGAGTGTTTGCTCTGATCACTCTACCTGCTGTTCCACTAAGAATGGATATAGCTGCTGTGCATATCCAAAC GCTGTTTGCTGCTCTGACCTGGCCCACTGCTGCCCTTCAGGGTTCACTTGCAACGTTGCCACCCAGTTTTGTGAGAAAAAATACCAGCCATGGATGAACATACCTATGGTGAAGAAAGAGGTTGTAGAAGAAGAACCAAGCATTCCTGTCCTACCTGTATCTCCCCTTCAGGAACTCAAAAACAATCAAGTCCCAGAAAAGAGTTCAGTGGTTCACTGTGACAACTTGTACGTTTGTCCTGATGGTACTACCTGCTGCAGACATCCAAGAGGTGTCTGGTTTTGTTGCCCCTACTCTATA GGTCGGTGTTGTCTGGATGGATACCACTGTTGTCCATTTGGCTTTGACTGTGATCTTACTTATACGCACTGTGTGAGGCAGGGCTTGAGATATCCTTTCACCCCCAAACAAACCCTGTCGTCAGTCCCTGCCTCTCTCATTTCAACTTTGGATGATGAAGCCGTCTGGAAGGAG AAACCTATGACAGCCCTGACAGAGGCCAGCAATAGTGTTGCGGAGGCTGGGGTCATTCGCTGTGATTCTAAGTTTTACTGCTCAAACGGGACTTGCTGCAAGGGACCTGCAGGCCAGTGGACCTGCTGTCCTTACCCACTG GGGCAGTGCTGTGCAGATGGTCGTCACTGCTGTGAGTATGGGTACAGCTGTGACCCCTCCTCTTTGTCATGCAGAAGATGGTACTCCAAGGTCCCCTCAGGAACACAGGAAGATGTTAAGTTAAACTAA
- the fam133b gene encoding protein FAM133 isoform X1: protein MKPDAVRADVSEAYINPIAAARARGPVQNSGPTIQDYLSRPRPTWEELKEQLEKKKKGSRALADFEDKMNQKWKKELAKNREKLLGGGDRDKKATDKEKEEKKEKKEKKKKEKKKSNRHSSSSSSLSSSSSDSSSSSSSESEDEDEKKDVKKKRKRKKCLARKASDSSEEESDSESKKRKKRIKEEVDKDKEDKSRRRKKKADRTYKDSSSESSADSEGDDLPEAKKKKRSSEEKEKITDKSKKKRKKKHKKHGRKKKKRAASQSDSELD, encoded by the exons ATGAAGCCCGATGCAGTTAGGGCAGATGTTAGTGAG GCTTACATTAACCCTATTGCTGCTGCTCGGGCCAGGGGGCCTGTACAGAATTCCGGACCAACCATACAGGATTATTTAAGTAGACCTCGCCCAACATG ggaAGAGTTAAAGGAGCagctggagaagaagaagaagggctCTCGAGCCCTGGCTGACTTTGAGGATAAAATGAATCAG aaatggaagaaagaaCTCGCAAAAAACCGAGAGAAGTTATTAGGTGGAGgtgacagagacaaaaaagcaacagacaaggaaaaagaggagaagaaagagaaaaaagag aaaaagaagaaagagaagaagaaatccAATAGG cattcttcatcttcatcttccttatCCTCATCGAGTTCTGATTCTTCTAGCAGCTCCTCCTCTGAATCTGAAGATGAG GATGAAAAGAAGGATGTGAAGAAAAAGCGGAAGAGAAAGAAGTGCTTGGCCAGGAAAGCATCAGATAGCTCAGAGGAAGAATCAGATTCTGAAAGCAAG aagagaaagaaaagaatcaaGGAAGAAGTGGACAAGGATAAG GAGGACAAGAGCCGCAGACGAAAAAAGAAGGCCGATCGAACTTATAAAGACTCCTCTTCAGAATCCTCTGCTGACTCTGAGGGGGATGACTTA CCTGAagccaagaagaaaaagagaagtagtgaggaaaaggagaaaatcaCA GACAAATccaagaagaagagaaaaaagaagcacaAGAAACAcggcagaaaaaagaaaaagagggcaGCATCTCAGTCAGACTCCGAGCTTGACTAA
- the fam133b gene encoding protein FAM133 isoform X2, producing the protein MKPDAVRADVSEAYINPIAAARARGPVQNSGPTIQDYLSRPRPTWEELKEQLEKKKKGSRALADFEDKMNQKWKKELAKNREKLLGGGDRDKKATDKEKEEKKEKKEKKKKEKKKSNRHSSSSSSLSSSSSDSSSSSSSESEDEDEKKDVKKKRKRKKCLARKASDSSEEESDSESKRKKRIKEEVDKDKEDKSRRRKKKADRTYKDSSSESSADSEGDDLPEAKKKKRSSEEKEKITDKSKKKRKKKHKKHGRKKKKRAASQSDSELD; encoded by the exons ATGAAGCCCGATGCAGTTAGGGCAGATGTTAGTGAG GCTTACATTAACCCTATTGCTGCTGCTCGGGCCAGGGGGCCTGTACAGAATTCCGGACCAACCATACAGGATTATTTAAGTAGACCTCGCCCAACATG ggaAGAGTTAAAGGAGCagctggagaagaagaagaagggctCTCGAGCCCTGGCTGACTTTGAGGATAAAATGAATCAG aaatggaagaaagaaCTCGCAAAAAACCGAGAGAAGTTATTAGGTGGAGgtgacagagacaaaaaagcaacagacaaggaaaaagaggagaagaaagagaaaaaagag aaaaagaagaaagagaagaagaaatccAATAGG cattcttcatcttcatcttccttatCCTCATCGAGTTCTGATTCTTCTAGCAGCTCCTCCTCTGAATCTGAAGATGAG GATGAAAAGAAGGATGTGAAGAAAAAGCGGAAGAGAAAGAAGTGCTTGGCCAGGAAAGCATCAGATAGCTCAGAGGAAGAATCAGATTCTGAAAGCAAG agaaagaaaagaatcaaGGAAGAAGTGGACAAGGATAAG GAGGACAAGAGCCGCAGACGAAAAAAGAAGGCCGATCGAACTTATAAAGACTCCTCTTCAGAATCCTCTGCTGACTCTGAGGGGGATGACTTA CCTGAagccaagaagaaaaagagaagtagtgaggaaaaggagaaaatcaCA GACAAATccaagaagaagagaaaaaagaagcacaAGAAACAcggcagaaaaaagaaaaagagggcaGCATCTCAGTCAGACTCCGAGCTTGACTAA
- the fam133b gene encoding protein FAM133 isoform X3, producing MGKRDNRVAYINPIAAARARGPVQNSGPTIQDYLSRPRPTWEELKEQLEKKKKGSRALADFEDKMNQKWKKELAKNREKLLGGGDRDKKATDKEKEEKKEKKEKKKKEKKKSNRHSSSSSSLSSSSSDSSSSSSSESEDEDEKKDVKKKRKRKKCLARKASDSSEEESDSESKKRKKRIKEEVDKDKEDKSRRRKKKADRTYKDSSSESSADSEGDDLPEAKKKKRSSEEKEKITDKSKKKRKKKHKKHGRKKKKRAASQSDSELD from the exons ATGGGCAAGAGAGACAATCGAGTG GCTTACATTAACCCTATTGCTGCTGCTCGGGCCAGGGGGCCTGTACAGAATTCCGGACCAACCATACAGGATTATTTAAGTAGACCTCGCCCAACATG ggaAGAGTTAAAGGAGCagctggagaagaagaagaagggctCTCGAGCCCTGGCTGACTTTGAGGATAAAATGAATCAG aaatggaagaaagaaCTCGCAAAAAACCGAGAGAAGTTATTAGGTGGAGgtgacagagacaaaaaagcaacagacaaggaaaaagaggagaagaaagagaaaaaagag aaaaagaagaaagagaagaagaaatccAATAGG cattcttcatcttcatcttccttatCCTCATCGAGTTCTGATTCTTCTAGCAGCTCCTCCTCTGAATCTGAAGATGAG GATGAAAAGAAGGATGTGAAGAAAAAGCGGAAGAGAAAGAAGTGCTTGGCCAGGAAAGCATCAGATAGCTCAGAGGAAGAATCAGATTCTGAAAGCAAG aagagaaagaaaagaatcaaGGAAGAAGTGGACAAGGATAAG GAGGACAAGAGCCGCAGACGAAAAAAGAAGGCCGATCGAACTTATAAAGACTCCTCTTCAGAATCCTCTGCTGACTCTGAGGGGGATGACTTA CCTGAagccaagaagaaaaagagaagtagtgaggaaaaggagaaaatcaCA GACAAATccaagaagaagagaaaaaagaagcacaAGAAACAcggcagaaaaaagaaaaagagggcaGCATCTCAGTCAGACTCCGAGCTTGACTAA
- the cdk6 gene encoding cyclin-dependent kinase 6 gives MDRESIGTQYEPVAEIGEGAYGKVYKARDLKNGGRFVALKRVRVQTEEEGMPLSTIREVAVLRQLEAFDHPNVVRLFDVCTVSRTDRETKLTLVFEHVDQDLTTYLEKAPDPGVPPETIKDMMYQLLQGLDFLHSHRVVHRDLKPQNILVTSGGQIKLADFGLARIYSFQMALTSVVVTLWYRAPEVLLQSSYATPVDLWSVGCIFAEMFRRRPLFRGQSDVDQLGKIFDVVGVPSAEDWPQEVALPQSAFTPRPPKPIEDLVPEMDEQGRALLMQFLAFNPSRRISAFAALSHPYFQSVDSHSRSVYAAQPIPSNKPTMEERTA, from the exons ATGGACAGAGAAAGTATTGGTACTCAATATGAGCCAGTGGCCGAGATTGGTGAAGGCGCCTATGGGAAGGTGTACAAGGCAAGAGATTTGAAGAACGGGGGACGCTTTGTAGCCCTAAAAAGAGTTCGTGTCCAGACGGAGGAGGAGGGGATGCCTCTCTCCACCATCCGGGAGGTGGCGGTACTGAGGCAGCTTGAAGCCTTTGATCACCCCAATGTTGTCAG GTTGTTTGATGTGTGTACAGTCTCTCGGACTGACCGAGAAACCAAACTCACTCTTGTCTTTGAGCATGTGGATCAGGACCTGACCACGTATCTTGAGAAGGCTCCTGACCCTGGAGTACCACCTGAAACCATCAAG GACATGATGTATCAGCTGCTCCAGGGACTGGACTTCCTGCACTCGCACCGCGTAGTCCACCGTGACCTGAAGCCCCAGAATATCCTGGTCACCAGCGGAGGACAGATAAAACTGGCCGACTTCGGGCTAGCCCGCATCTACAGCTTTCAGATGGCGCTCACCTCAGTG gtggTGACGCTGTGGTACAGAGCTCCAGAAGTGTTGCTCCAGTCCAGTTACGCTACACCAGTTGACTTGTGGAGTGTCGGCTGCATCTTCGCTGAGATGTTCAGGAGACG GCCACTGTTTCGAGGACAATCAGATGTTGATCAGCTGGGGAAGATTTTTGA CGTCGTCGGAGTACCTTCAGCAGAGGACTGGCCCCAGGAGGTGGCCCTGCCACAGAGTGCCTTCACCCCACGCCCTCCTAAGCCAATAGAAGACTTAGTTCCAGAAATGGACGAGCAAGGACGGGCCCTCTTAATG CAATTTCTTGCCTTCAACCCCTCACGGAGGATATCAGCCTTTGCCGCGCTAAGCCATCCATATTTTCAGAGCGTGGACAGCCACAGTAGAAGTGTGTATGCAGCGCAGCCCATCCCCAGCAACAAGCCCACTATGGAGGAGAGGACTGCCTAA